A genome region from Gigantopelta aegis isolate Gae_Host chromosome 3, Gae_host_genome, whole genome shotgun sequence includes the following:
- the LOC121392239 gene encoding proton-coupled folate transporter-like → MFLRFCFRLIMNNIAEIVLFLYKTGESMLDATIRPYLVQAVCRDMFHDNMSMCNSTHRFYSVQNDVQSNAARYLMYYRILVSIPAVLLGLLCGAWSDRNGRKFPMMVPGIGSVLAVIVYLISMQYEELALPLILIGAATQGIFGKSAVITMAVNSYASDISDSDQRTQKLGRLLAMNFMGLFVGSLLSGTIQDAANIQITLCVVSAFHALSVLAVVFCMPESIPEQTREKDTDSSCTLFSFSGMKQSLVVLCKERKENSRMILIILFICSIINQTCKVGDADVTVLFVQRSPLFWPESWYGYLLSMDYAVMGVCLLLFLPLLSNVFTLPDITIMTIGIFCKLVRSIWAGFCSESWMVYTSVVIGSMAGMISSVIRSLMSKHVQEDELGKTFSLLASGETGSKLLGSVIFTNIYGASVYFFPGFSYMIEAVLYLVMFWMMVWLYREIQFNSNYNLLLAFADKRDYGTDDLDKSGKEIDEITSEPIFPQPLPATTP, encoded by the coding sequence ATGTTCTTACGTTTCTGCTTCAGACTAATCATGAACAACATTGCCGAGATCGTTTTGTTTCTTTACAAGACTGGAGAGTCGATGCTGGATGCGACGATACGACCGTATCTGGTGCAGGCAGTGTGCCGGGACATGTTCCACGACAACATGTCGATGTGCAACTCCACCCACAGATTCTACAGCGTGCAGAACGACGTCCAGAGCAACGCCGCCAGATATCTCATGTATTACAGGATCCTCGTAAGCATCCCGGCAGTCCTGCTGGGTCTTCTCTGCGGCGCGTGGAGCGACAGAAACGGTCGGAAATTCCCCATGATGGTTCCCGGCATCGGAAGTGTTCTAGCCGTGATCGTGTACCTCATCAGCATGCAGTATGAAGAACTAGCCCTTCCTCTCATTCTGATAGGAGCTGCGACTCAAGGCATCTTTGGGAAAAGCGCCGTCATAACCATGGCAGTGAACAGTTATGCTTCGGACATATCGGACTCGGATCAAAGAACGCAGAAGCTTGGTCGGCTTTTGGCAATGAATTTTATGGGTCTGTTCGTGGGTTCTCTTCTGTCCGGTACTATTCAGGACGCTGCCAACATTCAAATCACCCTTTGTGTTGTGTCGGCCTTCCATGCGTTGTCTGTGCTGGCTGTTGTGTTCTGCATGCCGGAAAGCATCCCAGAACAAACGAGGGAAAAAGACACCGATTCTAGCTGTACTCTGTTCAGCTTTTCCGGAATGAAGCAGTCACTGGTGGTTCTGTGCAAGGAAAGGAAAGAGAACTCGAGAATGATTCTCAttattctgtttatttgttCAATTATTAATCAAACGTGCAAGGTTGGTGATGCCGACGTAACGGTGCTGTTTGTACAAAGGAGCCCCCTCTTCTGGCCCGAATCATGGTATGGTTATTTACTCTCGATGGATTATGCCGTCATGGGCGTTTGTCTTCTCCTGTTTTTACCCCTGCTGTCAAACGTGTTCACTCTTCCAGATATTACGATCATGACGATAGGAATCTTTTGCAAACTTGTGAGATCAATTTGGGCTGGGTTTTGTTCCGAGTCGTGGATGGTGTACACCAGTGTGGTAATAGGATCAATGGCAGGGATGATATCGTCTGTTATCCGTTCGCTAATGAGCAAGCACGTGCAAGAAGATGAACTGGGCAAAACATTTTCCTTGCTAGCAAGTGGCGAAACCGGTTCCAAACTGCTCGGATCGGTTATCTTCACGAATATATACGGCGCGAGTGTGTACTTCTTCCCAGGTTTCTCGTACATGATCGAAGCGGTGCTTTACTTGGTAATGTTCTGGATGATGGTCTGGCTTTACAGGGAGATTCAGTTTAACAGCAACTACAACTTGTTGCTAGCTTTCGCCGACAAGCGGGATTATGGGACAGACGATCTAGATAAGTCGGGGAAAGAAATCGACGAAATTACAAGCGAGCCGATTTTCCCCCAGCCTCTGCCAGCCACTACACCCTGA